A DNA window from Streptomyces bacillaris contains the following coding sequences:
- a CDS encoding GOLPH3/VPS74 family protein: MGRSRRTIPEELLLLALDPATGTTAQPQSLDLGLAGAQLVELALAGRIAPDGDRIAVVMPRPTGDPTLDSALELLRRRGSPVRAVHWIGGPRLGLRQIYLAHLERCGMVHAVAGQMCGVLPTTRYQATDTAISRDIRARLDSAIRTGVPPDPRTAALAALAHAVGLGKHLYPGNEGRSSRSRLRDLIRHDPMGGLVAHAVMDVQNGVAVQPRRTQQAAGVPLQPQAQARRSSMAHTAAS, from the coding sequence ATGGGCAGGAGCCGCAGAACAATCCCGGAGGAGCTTCTGTTGCTCGCTCTGGACCCGGCCACGGGTACCACAGCGCAGCCGCAGTCGCTCGACCTCGGCCTGGCCGGGGCACAGCTAGTGGAGCTGGCTCTGGCAGGACGGATAGCCCCTGACGGGGATCGTATCGCCGTGGTGATGCCACGGCCGACAGGAGATCCGACACTGGACTCCGCACTGGAGCTGCTGCGCCGTCGTGGCAGCCCGGTCCGGGCGGTCCACTGGATCGGCGGGCCCCGGCTGGGGCTGCGCCAGATCTATCTCGCTCATCTGGAGCGGTGCGGCATGGTTCATGCCGTGGCGGGCCAGATGTGCGGGGTGCTGCCGACGACTCGCTACCAGGCGACGGACACGGCGATCAGCCGGGACATCAGGGCCCGGCTGGACAGTGCGATCCGCACCGGCGTACCGCCGGACCCGCGGACCGCGGCGCTCGCCGCACTGGCCCACGCGGTCGGACTCGGCAAGCACCTGTACCCCGGGAACGAGGGGCGCTCATCGCGCTCCCGCCTCCGGGACCTGATCAGGCACGACCCCATGGGCGGCCTCGTGGCGCACGCCGTGATGGACGTCCAGAACGGTGTGGCGGTCCAGCCGCGCCGTACGCAGCAGGCAGCGGGCGTTCCGTTGCAGCCGCAAGCACAGGCACGCCGGAGCAGCATGGCGCACACCGCCGCGAGCTGA
- a CDS encoding helix-turn-helix domain-containing protein yields MPSNVNPTVRRRRLGQELRRLRELKGMTAEEVAERLLVSQSKISRLENGRRSISQRDVRDLCGVYEVEDHRIVDSLMQMAKDSRQQGWWHAFGDIPYSVYIGLETDAESLRVYEPQMVPGLLQTRAYAEALISGALPEAPPSDIEKRVNVRSRRQDRVNAPENPLRLWAVIDESALRRRVGDNQIMIDQLEHLVEQSHLPHVTVQVLPFEMGAHPGINGQYAILEFPDAADSSVVYIEGVTSDLYLEKANDVQRYSVMYEHLRAQALNVDQTREFITKIAKSYTS; encoded by the coding sequence GTGCCGTCCAACGTCAATCCCACAGTCAGGCGACGCAGGTTGGGCCAGGAACTGCGCCGCCTGCGCGAACTCAAAGGCATGACGGCCGAGGAGGTGGCGGAGCGTCTGCTGGTCTCGCAGTCGAAGATCAGCCGCCTGGAGAACGGCCGCCGTTCCATCAGCCAGCGCGATGTGCGTGACCTCTGCGGGGTGTACGAGGTCGAGGACCACCGCATCGTCGACTCCCTGATGCAGATGGCCAAGGACTCGCGCCAGCAGGGCTGGTGGCACGCCTTCGGCGACATTCCGTACAGCGTCTACATCGGTCTGGAGACGGACGCGGAGTCCCTGCGCGTCTACGAGCCCCAGATGGTTCCGGGCCTGCTCCAGACCCGGGCGTACGCCGAGGCCCTGATCAGCGGCGCGCTTCCCGAGGCGCCGCCCTCCGACATCGAGAAGCGCGTCAACGTACGGTCGCGGCGCCAGGACCGGGTCAACGCGCCGGAGAACCCGCTGCGGCTCTGGGCCGTGATCGACGAGTCGGCGCTGCGCCGACGGGTCGGTGACAACCAGATCATGATCGACCAGCTGGAGCACCTCGTCGAGCAGTCGCACCTGCCCCATGTGACCGTGCAGGTGCTGCCGTTCGAGATGGGCGCTCACCCCGGGATCAACGGGCAGTACGCGATCCTGGAGTTCCCGGACGCCGCTGACTCCAGCGTCGTCTACATCGAGGGCGTCACGAGCGATCTCTATCTGGAGAAGGCGAACGACGTGCAGCGCTACAGCGTGATGTACGAGCACCTGCGGGCGCAGGCCCTGAACGTGGACCAGACGCGGGAGTTCATCACCAAGATCGCCAAGTCGTACACCAGCTGA